One genomic segment of Bos javanicus breed banteng chromosome 23, ARS-OSU_banteng_1.0, whole genome shotgun sequence includes these proteins:
- the LOC133236478 gene encoding steroid 21-hydroxylase isoform X1, giving the protein MVLAGLLLLLTLLAGAHLLWGRWKLRNLHLPPLVPGFLHLLQPNLPIHLLSLTQKLGPVYRLRLGLQEVVVLNSKRTIEEAMIRKWVDFAGRPQIPSYKLVSQRCQDISLGDYSLLWKAHKKLTRSALLLGTRSSMEPWVDQLTQEFCERMRVQAGAPVTIQKEFSLLTCSIICYLTFGNKEDTLVHAFHDCVQDLMKTWDHWSIQILDMVPFLRVRRRSPDMPGPGRKGGDGEQASLPAATPSYSLPQFFPNPGLWRLKQAIENRDHMVEKQLTRHKESMVAGQWRDMTDYMLQGVGRQRVEEGPGQLLEGHVHMSVVDLFIGGTETTASTLSWAVAFLLHHPEIQRRLQEELDRELGPGASCSRVTYKDRARLPLLNATIAEVLRLRPVVPLALPHRTTRPSSIFGYDIPEGMVVIPNLQGAHLDETVWEQPHEFRPDRFLEPGANPSALAFGCGARVCLGESLARLELFVVLLRLLQAFTLLPPPVGALPSLQPDPYCGVNLKVQPFQVRLQPRGVEAGAWESASAQ; this is encoded by the exons ATGGTCCtcgcagggctgctgctgctgctcacccTGCTAGCTGGCGCTCACCTGCTATGGGGCCGGTGGAAGCTCAGAAacctccacctcccacctctgGTCCCCGGCTTCCTGCACCTGCTGCAGCCCAACCTCCCCATCCATCTGCTGAGCCTGACTCAGAAACTCGGGCCTGTCTACAGGCTTCGCCTTGGGCTGCAAG AGGTGGTGGTGCTGAACTCCAAGAGGACCATTGAGGAGGCTATGATCAGGAAGTGGGTGGACTTTGCCGGCAGACCCCAGATACCATCCT ACAAGTTGGTGTCTCAGCGCTGCCAGGACATCTCTCTGGGGGACTACTCTCTGCTCTGGAAGGCCCACAAGAAACTCACCCGCTCAGCCTTGCTGCTGGGCACCCGCAGCTCCATGGAGCCCTGGGTGGACCAGCTGACCCAGGAGTTCTGCGAG CGCATGAGAGTCCAGGCCGGTGCCCCCGTGACCATCCAGAAGGAATTCTCTCTGCTTACCTGCAGCATCATCTGTTACCTCACTTTTGGAAACAAG GAGGACACCTTAGTACATGCCTTTCACGACTGTGTTCAGGACTTGATGAAGACCTGGGACCACTGGTCCATCCAGATTTTGGACATGGTTCCTTTTCTCAGGGTGAGGAGGCGCAGCCCCGACATGCCTGGTCCTGGGAgaaagggtggggatggggaacaGGCTTCCTTGCCAGCAGCTACACCTTCTTACTCTCTGCCCCAGTTCTTCCCCAACCCTGGGCTCTGGAGGCTGAAGCAGGCCATAGAGAACAGGGACCACATGGTGGAGAAGCAGCTGACGCGCCACAAG gagaGCATGGTGGCCGGCCAGTGGAGGGATATGACGGACTACATGCTCCAGGGGGTAGGGAGGCAAAGAGTAGAAGAGGGCCCGGGACAGCTCCTGGAAGGACACGTGCACATGTCTGTGGTGGACCTTTTCATCGGGGGCACTGAAACCACGGCGAGCACCCTCTCCTGGGCTGTGGCGTTCCTACTTCACCACCCCGAG ATTCAGCGCCGCCTTCAGGAGGAGTTGGATCGCGAGCTGGGCCCCGGAGCCTCATGCTCCCGAGTCACTTACAAGGACCGCGCTCGGCTGCCTCTGCTCAACGCCACCATCGCGGAGGTGCTGCGCCTGCGGCCGGTCGTGCCCCTGGCCTTGCCTCACCGCACCACGCGGCCTAGCAG CATCTTCGGCTACGACATCCCTGAGGGCATGGTCGTTATCCCCAACCTCCAAGGTGCCCACCTGGACGAGACCGTCTGGGAGCAGCCGCACGAGTTCCGGCCGG ACCGCTTCCTGGAGCCGGGCGCGAACCCCAGCGCGCTGGCATTTGGCTGCGGGGCGCGCGTATGCCTGGGCGAGTCGCTGGCGCGCCTGGAGCTCTTCGTGGTGCTCCTGCGACTGCTGCAGGCCTTCACGCTGCTGCCGCCGCCCGTGGGCGCCCTGCCGTCGCTGCAGCCGGATCCCTACTGCGGTGTCAACCTCAAGGTCCAGCCTTTCCAGGTGCGGCTGCAGCCCCGGGGGGTGGAGGCCGGGGCCTGGGAGAGCGCCAGTGCCCAGTGA
- the LOC133236478 gene encoding steroid 21-hydroxylase isoform X2, which yields MVLAGLLLLLTLLAGAHLLWGRWKLRNLHLPPLVPGFLHLLQPNLPIHLLSLTQKLGPVYRLRLGLQEVVVLNSKRTIEEAMIRKWVDFAGRPQIPSYKLVSQRCQDISLGDYSLLWKAHKKLTRSALLLGTRSSMEPWVDQLTQEFCERMRVQAGAPVTIQKEFSLLTCSIICYLTFGNKEDTLVHAFHDCVQDLMKTWDHWSIQILDMVPFLRFFPNPGLWRLKQAIENRDHMVEKQLTRHKESMVAGQWRDMTDYMLQGVGRQRVEEGPGQLLEGHVHMSVVDLFIGGTETTASTLSWAVAFLLHHPEIQRRLQEELDRELGPGASCSRVTYKDRARLPLLNATIAEVLRLRPVVPLALPHRTTRPSSIFGYDIPEGMVVIPNLQGAHLDETVWEQPHEFRPDRFLEPGANPSALAFGCGARVCLGESLARLELFVVLLRLLQAFTLLPPPVGALPSLQPDPYCGVNLKVQPFQVRLQPRGVEAGAWESASAQ from the exons ATGGTCCtcgcagggctgctgctgctgctcacccTGCTAGCTGGCGCTCACCTGCTATGGGGCCGGTGGAAGCTCAGAAacctccacctcccacctctgGTCCCCGGCTTCCTGCACCTGCTGCAGCCCAACCTCCCCATCCATCTGCTGAGCCTGACTCAGAAACTCGGGCCTGTCTACAGGCTTCGCCTTGGGCTGCAAG AGGTGGTGGTGCTGAACTCCAAGAGGACCATTGAGGAGGCTATGATCAGGAAGTGGGTGGACTTTGCCGGCAGACCCCAGATACCATCCT ACAAGTTGGTGTCTCAGCGCTGCCAGGACATCTCTCTGGGGGACTACTCTCTGCTCTGGAAGGCCCACAAGAAACTCACCCGCTCAGCCTTGCTGCTGGGCACCCGCAGCTCCATGGAGCCCTGGGTGGACCAGCTGACCCAGGAGTTCTGCGAG CGCATGAGAGTCCAGGCCGGTGCCCCCGTGACCATCCAGAAGGAATTCTCTCTGCTTACCTGCAGCATCATCTGTTACCTCACTTTTGGAAACAAG GAGGACACCTTAGTACATGCCTTTCACGACTGTGTTCAGGACTTGATGAAGACCTGGGACCACTGGTCCATCCAGATTTTGGACATGGTTCCTTTTCTCAGG TTCTTCCCCAACCCTGGGCTCTGGAGGCTGAAGCAGGCCATAGAGAACAGGGACCACATGGTGGAGAAGCAGCTGACGCGCCACAAG gagaGCATGGTGGCCGGCCAGTGGAGGGATATGACGGACTACATGCTCCAGGGGGTAGGGAGGCAAAGAGTAGAAGAGGGCCCGGGACAGCTCCTGGAAGGACACGTGCACATGTCTGTGGTGGACCTTTTCATCGGGGGCACTGAAACCACGGCGAGCACCCTCTCCTGGGCTGTGGCGTTCCTACTTCACCACCCCGAG ATTCAGCGCCGCCTTCAGGAGGAGTTGGATCGCGAGCTGGGCCCCGGAGCCTCATGCTCCCGAGTCACTTACAAGGACCGCGCTCGGCTGCCTCTGCTCAACGCCACCATCGCGGAGGTGCTGCGCCTGCGGCCGGTCGTGCCCCTGGCCTTGCCTCACCGCACCACGCGGCCTAGCAG CATCTTCGGCTACGACATCCCTGAGGGCATGGTCGTTATCCCCAACCTCCAAGGTGCCCACCTGGACGAGACCGTCTGGGAGCAGCCGCACGAGTTCCGGCCGG ACCGCTTCCTGGAGCCGGGCGCGAACCCCAGCGCGCTGGCATTTGGCTGCGGGGCGCGCGTATGCCTGGGCGAGTCGCTGGCGCGCCTGGAGCTCTTCGTGGTGCTCCTGCGACTGCTGCAGGCCTTCACGCTGCTGCCGCCGCCCGTGGGCGCCCTGCCGTCGCTGCAGCCGGATCCCTACTGCGGTGTCAACCTCAAGGTCCAGCCTTTCCAGGTGCGGCTGCAGCCCCGGGGGGTGGAGGCCGGGGCCTGGGAGAGCGCCAGTGCCCAGTGA
- the TNXB gene encoding tenascin-X isoform X6: protein MTTQTPSTAVPEPPTKPRLGEVTVTDATPDSLSLSWTIPEGQFDHFLVQYKNGDGQPKAVRVPGDEDGVTISGLEPDHKYKMNLYGFHDRQRVGPVSVIGVTTAEEETPSPTKMEETPSPTEMEETPSPTEPSTEAPEPPEEPLLGKLMVTGSSPDSLSLSWTVPQGHFDSFTVQYKGRDGPQVVRVGGEETEVTVGGLEPGHKYKMHLYGLHGGRRMGPVSTVGVTASLTTERPLAPRLGELAVAVVTSDTARLSWTVEQGPFDSFLVQYKDVQGQPQAVPVAGDLREVTVSSLAPGRKYKFLLFGLQDEKRHGPVSADAKTLPDTKPAPRLGELTVTDVTPDSVGLSWTVPEGEFDSFVVQYKDRDGQPRVVPVAADQREVTVPGLEPNRKYKFLLYGLVGRKRLGPISAEGSTAPLKKERQPPPRLGELTVTDETPNSLRLSWTVAQGRFDSFVVQYRGTDGQPRMVPVAADQREFTVEGLEPGRKYKFLLYGLLGGQRLGPASVLGMTAPEEDTPAPWHAATEAPKPPEGPRLGVLAVRDVSPDSLRLSWSVVQGPFDSFVVQYQDTDGQPQALLVGGDQNKVLVSGLEPSTSYEFFLYGLHEGKRLGPVSAEGTTGPVPAGQTPGEPGPRLSHLSVTDVTTSSLRLNWEAPPEAFDSFLLRFGVPSPSTLEPQLRPLLQRELTVPGTRRSAVLRDLHPGTLYTLTLYGLRGPHKADSIQGTARTLSPVLESPRDLQFSEIRETSARVSWTPPTSRVDGFKVSYQLADGGEPQSVQVDGRTQKLEGLIPGAQYEVTVVSVRGFEESEPLTGFLTTVPDGPTHLRALNLTDESALLHWKPPQTPVDTYDVKVTAPGAPSLQASAPGSAVDYPLQGLVTHTNYTATLRGLRGPNFTSPASITFTTGLEAPQDLEAKEVTPRTALLTWTAPEVSPTGYLLSFNTPGGQTQEILLPGGVTSHQLRGLFPSTPYSTWLRAMWGDSFTPPVSTSFTTGGLRIPFPRDCGEEMQNGVSTSRTTTIFLNGNRERPLNVFCDMETDGGGWLVFQRRMDGKTDFWRDWEDYAHGFGNISGEFWLGNEALHSLTKAGDYSLRVDLRAGDEAVFAQYDSFQVDSADEYYRLHLEGYHGTAGDSMSYHSGSVFSARDRDPNNLLISCAVSYRGAWWYRNCHYANLNGLYGSTVDHQGVSWYYWKGFDFSVPFTEMKLRPRSYRPLGRGG from the exons ATGACCACCCAAACCCCGTCCACCGCGGTCCCCGAGCCTCCCACCAAGCCCCGCCTGGGGGAGGTGACCGTGACAGATGCCACCCCCGACTCTCTGAGCCTCTCCTGGACCATCCCCGAGGGCCAATTCGACCACTTCCTGGTCCAGTATAAGAATGGGGACGGGCAGCCCAAGGCGGTGAGGGTGCCCGGGGACGAGGACGGGGTCACCATCTCGGGCCTGGAGCCAGACCACAAGTACAAGATGAACCTGTACGGCTTCCACGACCGCCAGCGCGTGGGCCCCGTCTCTGTCATCGGGGTGACCA CTGCAGAGGAAGAGACGCCCAGCCCCACAAAGATGGAGGAGACCCCCAGTCCCACAGAGATGGAGGAGACCCCCAGCCCCACAGAACCCAGCACAGAGGCCCCGGAGCCCCCCGAGGAGCCCCTCCTTGGGAAGCTGATGGTGACAGGATCCTCCCCGGACTCGCTGAGCCTCTCCTGGACTGTCCCCCAGGGCCACTTTGACTCCTTCACCGTCCAGTACAAGGGCAGGGACGGGCCCCAGGTGGTGCGTGTTGGGGGCGAGGAGACTGAGGTGACCGTTGGGGGCCTGGAGCCTGGACACAAGTACAAGATGCACCTGTACGGCCTGCACGGGGGGCGGCGCATGGGCCCCGTGTCCACCGTGGGCGTGACCG CCTCCCTGACTACGGAGCGCCCCCTGGCACCCCGCCTAGGGGAGCTGGCGGTGGCAGTCGTGACCTCGGACACAGCGCGTCTCTCGTGGACGGTGGAGCAGGGGCCCTTTGACTCCTTCCTGGTCCAGTACAAGGATGTACAGGGGCAGCCCCAGGCAGTGCCCGTGGCTGGAGACCTCCGAGAGGTCACAGTTTCGAGTCTGGCCCCCGGCCGCAAGTACAAGTTCCTCCTGTTCGGACTCCAGGATGAGAAACGACACGGCCCAGTTTCTGCAGATGCAAAGACTC TCCCAGACACAAAACCTGCTCCCCGCCTGGGGGAGCTGACGGTGACAGATGTGACCCCGGACTCCGTGGGCCTCTCCTGGACAGTCCCCGAGGGTGAATTCGACTCCTTCGTGGTCCAGTACAAGGACAGGGACGGGCAGCCCCGCGTGGTGCCTGTGGCTGCCGACCAGCGCGAGGTCACCGTCCCCGGCCTGGAGCCCAATAGGAAATACAAGTTCCTGCTCTATGGGCTGGTAGGCAGGAAACGACTGGGCCCCATTTCCGCTGAAGGCAGCACAG CCCCCCTGAAGAAGGAACGACAGCCCCCACCCCGCCTGGGGGAGCTGACAGTGACAGATGAGACCCCAAACTCCCTGCGCCTCTCATGGACGGTGGCCCAGGGCCGCTTTGACTCCTTCGTGGTCCAGTACAGGGGCACAGACGGGCAGCCCCGGATGGTGCCTGTGGCTGCAGACCAGAGGGAGTTCACTGTAGAGGGCCTGGAGCCTGGCAGGAAATACAAGTTTCTGCTCTACGGGCTCCTCGGAGGACAGCGCCTGGGCCCTGCCTCTGTCCTGGGAATGACAG CCCCAGAAGAGGACACACCAGCGCCCTGGCACGCAGCCACGGAAGCCCCCAAGCCCCCTGAAGGGCCCCGCCTAGGGGTGCTGGCAGTGAGGGATGTGTCCCCGGACTCCCTGCGCCTCTCCTGGAGCGTGGTCCAGGGCCCCTTTGACTCCTTCGTGGTCCAGTATCAGGACACAGATGGGCAGCCCCAGGCCTTGCTCGTGGGGGGCGACCAGAACAAGGTCCTCGTGTCAGGCCTGGAGCCCAGCACCTCCTACGAGTTCTTCCTCTACGGCCTCCACGAAGGGAAGCGCCTGGGGCCCGTCTCAGCTGAGGGCACCACAG GGCCAGTTCCTGCGGGTCAGACGCCCGGAGAGCCAGGGCCCAGGCTGTCTCACCTGTCGGTGACTGATGTGACCACGAGTTCACTGAGGCTCAACTGGGAGGCCCCACCCGAGGCCTTTGACTCCTTCCTGCTCCGCTTCGGAGTCCCATCTCCAAGCACCCTGGAGCCACAGCTACGTCCCCTGCTGCAGCGGGAGCTGACGGTGCCAGGGACACGGCGCTCGGCCGTGCTGCGGGACTTGCATCCAGGGACCCTATACACCCTTACATTGTATGGGCTGCGTGGGCCCCACAAGGCCGACAGCATCCAGGGCACAGCCCGGACCCTCAGCCCAG TTCTAGAGAGCCCCCGTGACCTCCAATTCAGCGAAATCAGGGAGACCTCAGCCAGGGTCAGCTGGACACCCCCGACATCCAGGGTGGATGGCTTCAAAGTCTCCTACCAACTGGCAGATGGAG GGGAGCCACAGAGTGTGCAGGTGGATGGCCGGACCCAGAAACTCGAGGGGCTGATCCCAGGAGCTCAATACGAGGTGACTGTGGTCTCCGTCCGTGGCTTTGAGGAGAGTGAGCCTCTCACAGGCTTCCTGACCACAG TTCCTGATGGCCCCACCCATCTGCGGGCACTGAACCTGACTGATGAATCCGCCCTGCTGCACTGGAAGCCCCCCCAGACCCCGGTGGATACCTATGATGTCAAGGTCACAGCCCCAGGGG ccccttccctccAGGCTTCAGCCCCTGGCAGCGCCGTGGACTACCCCCTGCAGGGCCTGGTGACCCACACCAACTACACGGCAACCTTGCGTGGCCTTCGGGGCCCCAACTTCACCTCCCCAGCCAGCATCACCTTCACCACAG GGTTGGAGGCACCCCAGGACTTGGAAGCCAAGGAAGTGACCCCCCGCACAGCCCTGCTCACTTGGACGGCACCTGAAGTCTCCCCAACTGGTTACCTGCTCAGCTTCAACACCCCAGGGGGACAGACCCAG GAGATCCTGCTCCCAGGAGGGGTCACCTCTCACCAGCTCCGCGGCCTCTTTCCTTCCACCCCCTACAGCACATGGCTCCGGGCCATGTGGGGCGACAGCTTCACTCCCCCCGTGTCCACTTCCTTCACCACTG GTGGGCTGCGGATCCCCTTCCCCCGGGACTGTGGGGAGGAGATGCAGAACGGGGTCAGCACATCAAGGACCACCACCATCTTCCTCAATGGCAACCGCGAGCGACCCCTGAACGTGTTTTGTGACATGGAGACCGATGGGGGTGGCTGGCTG GTATTCCAGCGCCGCATGGATGGAAAAACGGACTTCTGGAGGGACTGGGAGGACTACGCCCATGGTTTTGGGAATATCTCTGGGGAGTTCTGGCTGG GCAATGAGGCCCTGCACAGCCTGACCAAAGCCGGCGACTACTCCTTGCGCGTGGACCTGCGGGCTGGGGACGAGGCTGTGTTTGCCCAGTACGACTCCTTCCAAGTGGACTCCGCCGATGAGTACTACCGCCTCCACCTGGAAGGCTACCATGGCACCGCAG GGGATTCCATGAGCTACCACAGTGGCAGTGTCTTCTCTGCCCGGGACCGAGACCCCAACAACTTGCTCATCTCTTGTGCCGTCTCTTACCGAGGGGCCTGGTGGTACAGGAACTGCCACTATGCCAACCTCAACGGGCTTTATGGGAGCACAGTGGACCACCAG GGAGTGAGCTGGTACTACTGGAAGGGCTTCGATTTCTCAGTGCCCTTCACGGAAATGAAGCTGAGACCAAGAAGCTACCGGCCCCTGGGCAGGGGAGGCTGA